tttggATTTAGTATTTACTGATTAGAGtttggtttagtatttagagatTGGGGTAAGGGTATGACTAGGataaagtttaatatatatgaattgaGGTTAGGATACACTCTGTTGTGTTTACTATTTAGGGATTTTGGTTGTGGTTTGAAATCCTACACTATTTATATGATATGGAATATAACAATTGATGCATGTGTATGCAGAGGCGGACCCACGTTGATGGGTACAGGGTCACGTGCCCCCTACTGATTATGTAAACCGTTGCGGTTGAATCCTGTATCTTATGCTCATCTATCTCAGTGGTCTTATGGTGCTCACGTCTTTTGCTTGTGTGAAGGGGTTCGATGTCCGTAACAGAAGCTTTTAACATCAATTTTGTTTCGTCCCATTCTATTGTCTACGGATCATAATCACATTAAAAGAAACATCATTTTGTcgccaaaaagaaagaaatctgTTTCTGTgcatttattttcttatgtataattttctttttgtttctttttctttgaaactAGTTCATACCTTTTTTCTGAGAAAAAAACTAATTCATACCTTCATTCATTTATTTCATACTAGAGtgttgaaaaaaaattctagaacaACTAAGttatttcttttgaaaaaaggattaacaaaaaaattaaagataatatttaaaaataaaaatgtagtaTTATTTAGCTAAACACAGCATTATAGATAACTTAGTATTtgaattatgtatatatttataatattgtgCCCCCGACTAAAAGGGTTTCTGGATCCGCCACTGTGTGTATGCAACCGATAAATTTGTAACGTGGATGTTTCTTCCTTCTTTTGTATGAAATAGTTTTCAGTCATTTTTGTCTACATATTTAACCGGGTAATTGTGAGTAGGAAGaatatacagtataacatctttaaattaataatttataaattaatatctctataaattaatataatttcatagtttcaaattgagttttggtttaattattatctcgataaattaataatctctataaattaataaaaaattatagtttttgtgtagtccaacattattaatttatagaggttttactgtatGTAACTGACTAATTTTGGGTGTAAATGTTAGATTCTTCGTTATGTCAAAGTAATTGCTAACTACTTAATTTCACttctaaatataattattacaCAAATAAATCCTTAACAAAACGGATGATTAACCTTTTTCTCCATTATTGACAAAAAGAAATTTGATCATCCATTTCCTTAACCCCGAATACTTAACttatttacaatattatatatatacccGTGCACAacgtaaaaataataatacaatctAGCAAACGTATTGAAACTATTAGCAGTATAACAATATTGTCAATAATAATCTAGCATACTTTCACATACCAAACaaaaattagctataaaataAGTTCAACACTAACGAATCGAATATCCACTAGCCTCGATATTcacaaattattttgttatgGTTGATACATATGATTAACTTATGATGCTATTTCTTCGTAAGACttgaataaaaaagataaaGTTCTAAGactgttaaaatattttaggaaatgagtgattttttttttgtagaaaacAAAAAGGAGATTGCAATGATAGTTTTTAGGAGAAAACCAATTATCGCAGTTGAAGATTAAATTAGTTGATATCATTACAAAATGGTCTTCTTTTAAATCTGTGCAAACGCAACATGGTTTTCATTATACATTCATGAACTTCTGTGCAAAACGTAAAAGCAAACCAGCAGTAacaatcaatacaattaaaaggGTATCATTCTCATTTCATGTTCTTAAtgaaatatttaagtttttcaaaattgtctttaattttatgaataaactaatttttttattaatggtATTATTGTCTTTCGGTTTTGGGCCTATAATACATTTAAATgggttatttttatatattatccaTTTCATAGTCCATAACGTTTCTGATAATAACAACAAATTAAAAtctgcaataattttaaaaaataatattagattgAATTCTTTTAACTAACTATTTTACGATTTTATcagtaaactaaaaaaaatttggcccactttatatgttttgaaatattttatgaaaaatataattgttaaatttaaaatatttcttaagtAAAAGTTTCAGGTACAACCATTTTTTAActtatttagaaacaaaaaaacgaTTGTGTGAGacattgtaaaataaaaatttcttcGTACTGTACACACTATAAAATTTCTTattctatataatttaatcatataaCTTATGTTTaacttatagaaatattaaacaATTCATATACTTGcactttttatataataacaaataataGATCCGCataattgaaacttgatcatgtgatattttatatagttaaaacaaAAGCCTTATCTGTCTATTTGTAaatgaaacaataaaaatagtaaagtGCGGGTCAAAAATCTAGTTGCTTTTTATGACCTTTAAGTAATTTTGTCAATTTTATCaccatatatatgtatagtcttttcttttgaaacacTATAGTCTAAAAGACTCCAAACATATATACAGTGAAGACTCAAAATTTGATAAGAGATCCCATaaacaatctatatatataaaagagagttgaATCTCTCCTGCTGACATATCAGCGTCCACGTCAGAAATTAGAAGTCTCACGAGTTGACACATCAGATACGCACCGTATCACTTAAACTTTGTTCTCTCAAAATGGGTTTCGCAGTGGGCTTCGTCCAGCGCAAATGAAATGCTCTTCGGCACTAGGCCCATCGACACTGTTCTACGGAATCCCTAAACAGATGTTCTCCTTCGTGTTCTTCGTCTGTTTTCATTTGGCGCTGAAACTTTCTAGATTCTGTAACGGTGTTTGTGGTTTAATCTTAAATCGTCTTTATTCTCCATCCCACTACGAATCAACCTATTGCGCTCTTCGTCTGCTAgatccttatatatataaaccttcgATGCGTCGTTTCCGGCAAAATCTATAATCTTCCGGAGATCGcgatctcttcatctctctgaaAAAGGCAGCGTCTTGTGGGGTTAGCAAGCTATTCGTCGGCGAGCAGGTGAGGCCAGCGACCATTGGCATTACCCggagcaaccacaacttcaagCTTTCTGACTATACAATGTCCATACGCTTATGGGTATTTCTCAAACCTTggatatattatcaaatatataagatactccaatttttctttttcttttccagcttTAAAATACTCCAAATTTTGTGAGGCTCATAATCCGTTCgtggaatataattatttattttatggttatagtttaacttgcaaatgtatgattataaatacaaacaaaagtaatttaaaatatatattatattttaactatgttttcacaaatgaaatttctataagttctatatgtattaatgcttttaaaaatattaataaactttaatataaatataaaacactGTTATAGAATAACTTACAAAATCCAATCAAATGACATAGAAGATTAATCTTATTTCTTCTAAGAATAGGAATAGATGAAgtagaataaaaaaacttatatgatgtataaatctttataattacACATTGTGAATGATATAGATGATATAAAAGGGAAAAACATTGACAATAcaagttagatcaaatataaataaacaaataaaacatatttggatattctcatttctaaaataaaactatactgTATAGGAAAATTGGtcaattgtaataaaattatgttttcatcaaactaaaaacccacaacaaaaaatataaataataattataatagtatggtctcacaacatatacatcaaataaaaattagaacacatcacattaaaataagtatatattaaatgttaaacaaaataaaaatagacattttaaactaaatatttatagtatacatatatagatataattatgtttaaatatttaaaaaatatataactggtcCGGATCCGGATATACATGCCTAAAATTTCAGTATCCAGatcttaatgtttttaatttgtatattagccgttgaaattattttatagttcaCATCTCGCACGTAGGGCGGACCGACCCTAGTATTGTTATAAAGAGAGAACTACTCTGAAAAGGGATAGTTACAATCTAATTACATCTAAGAAAATGTCCCAAACCCCCTCGTTTAAAAATAGCACATTAGggttaaaaataaactttttaaggatattaataatttaattcattgaaaaaaaattaataaacaaattaagGCTGTCAGTTTTTTGTCATCGGAACATggcctgaaaaaaaaaagcgatTAGCTGGATCGATCACACCACATTTCATCCTTTTCCTCGCATAGACATACCTTTCGTCCTTTTAAAGTCAATAAAACCCAAATAAACTTTTACagaaataattaatattgttaAATCATTTTgagtaagaaaaagaaaaggtgTAGTCCTGATCCTGAATAGTGAATTATATAAGCTTTTTATACATTACTTATATATGATCTTAACGTACatgaaaaaaatcataattcagATATCTTTATTGAATATAAATCTGACAGACAGAAAGACCATcacactcctctctctctttctcacatTCCCACAAGCTTCCAAACAAAGAGAATTAATGGAAAGTAAGATTTGCAAAGGAATAATTCTCTTCCTCGTCCTCTCTCACTCACAACCCTACACGCATATAGTATAATTAAAAagtacatatattatatataaaatatctgtaaataagagaaaataaataaataaacaaaacccTTATCTTCTTCATGAGAATCATTTCCTCTCCACAAAACCATGCCTTCTCTAAGCTCTTTTCTCACTTTTTCAACAATCTCTCCATATATAGGCTCATGCTGAGATCATAGGACCAATATGGTTCCTCTTGAATCCTCACCCCTTTTAGGCGTTTTCTGCTACGGCGGTTGCAGCGGTGGCCGAGGCGGTTTCACGGAGGCAGAGATGATCAGAGAAGCAACAATAAACAATCAAGATTCTAGTGGAGAAACATGCTCCATCTCCGATCAAATAGCATACATCTCCTCCCCTCAGGGCAACAAAGACGATGGATCCGCATCAAAGAACGACGTCGTTTCTTGTATTAACATAGAAGATAACAAAGATAAATCTTGGCTCCGCTTAGGTATAGGCCCTGAGGAGAACACCAACGACACGGCGTCGCATAAGGTCCAACGTTGTTGTAGCAAAAACGCACGTGGAAGAGAAAACTCTTTAGAGCTCAGTTTGTTCTCTTCAACCTCAACCGCGGCAGGAGCGTTTAGTAGTAGTGTAGCATATCACCTGCAGCCGCAGCAACCACAGCAGCCTCCATATTCTCATGATCAGTTGCTGTCGATGCGTGGAGCGTCGTTGGTTTACAATCATCAATTAACTAGGCCACAAACGTTGATCAACGCGGCGTTTTCATTTCCATCTTCAACGCCATGGATACCTCAATATACGGCGCCATGTAGACCCTCATCATTAGGAATGATGAGTGAGCGTAATGTCATTAACAATAATAATGTTACAAGGAGTTGTTGTGTGGAAGAGGGAGGAGCTGGACCAAGCTCGGAGTTTAGAGTTCTTGAACCTCCCAAAAGACCACATTCTggtctttggtttcttcttcaaGCTTCACAATTTCAGTAATTAAGACGAACTCTCTTAACTTTTCTTCATATGTTTACATTAGTACATAACACGTGCGCATATGTTTGATAAAACTGGATTTGTGAACGCAGGGAAAAGGAACCGTTTTTGCCTCAAGTTAATAAACGCTACTTGAGAATCAAGTAAGTCTATTTTTGTCTCATAAATTTGATTTGTATATGGAATTTACTAACGAGATTACTTCTATTATGTTTTGAATTTGCATGGATAAGAGACGGGAAACTCACAGTTAGATTGCTAATTAAGTACCTTATGAAGAAGCTTCAACTGGATAGCGAATCTGAGGTAAATATCTATTCTCCAACTCTTTTATATATGCTTTTTAATCTTCTAAGTTTTCTAGATATGAAGTGAAAATGACACTAGAACTAAATCCCCAACTTATTAGGTCGCACGTCTGATGTCATGTTGTCGTAATTGTTTTTTGTGCACCGACGTAATTGTCTATAACTTAGTTCAATTAATTATGTTTGCCAGAaatattcaaattcaaattgtAGTAATACAGGTGAGTGAACCACTTTCTGAATATTGAGGGCTACAAAACATCCTTAATTTAGAGTTAAAACCTAATAAATACTTACGAATAACCTAGggttcgggtttcgggtttttaACCTCGATTCATGTGTTGAATCAATCAGTTTCAATCAAATTATTCATAACTTTAATGATTCCTAACAAGTTCTTTCCCCCTCGAAAACACTCTCTAATAAGAATTTTGATCGCCCAAAATTTAGTATTTAtcctctttaaaaataaaatagttgttaATTAAGTTTTTGATTGATCGTTTATCAAAGTACCCACCACCTTATCAATAATTATTAACGTTATAATTGTTATACACATAGGGAAATGGAAAACGAGAGGGGAACTATAACTGGCCCTTTCATTAGTTTCAGactataatataattatactaataataatttatgataaTGTTAGTTTTGGAATAAAACAACTCTGAGTCATCAGGCATGCCTGCTTTGAGAATAGTAGAAACCACAAAAGAAAGGATCTTAATCCAACCTCAAAAGCTTACATGCGTATTTGTGTGTGTAGACGCTCTGGTTAATCAGAATGTACAATAATCAAGTATATTGCATGTTCCTATGTAGTCTAGATAGGCTCACAAATATATGTTCATGTGATAAAGGTCTTTTGCCATATAAGAATCAACTGCATGTGTAGCCTTTCAATCTACCAGGTTTAGAAAAGCGACCTTTTAGACATTAGGTGGTGATCAAACTTGTCGATTTTCTTAAGTATTCCGCATAATTAATAGATTAGCGTTTgcttattattatatatacaagatttttttttatatagcaAAAAGAATGTATAATAATCGGCTAACACTTTCTAGAACATTTAGTCTTAAAAACTAACGTCGAAACATCTGTTTAATGCTTATGTTCtcgtttgtttttttctttcttttgcttgtTTTCTTTAGAGCATGCATGTAGTCGCAAGAATATATTGATGTTTGGTCCAATTAATTAATGTATCGTGATTATGCATTCTAT
The Raphanus sativus cultivar WK10039 chromosome 1, ASM80110v3, whole genome shotgun sequence DNA segment above includes these coding regions:
- the LOC108838488 gene encoding protein LAX PANICLE 2, whose amino-acid sequence is MVPLESSPLLGVFCYGGCSGGRGGFTEAEMIREATINNQDSSGETCSISDQIAYISSPQGNKDDGSASKNDVVSCINIEDNKDKSWLRLGIGPEENTNDTASHKVQRCCSKNARGRENSLELSLFSSTSTAAGAFSSSVAYHLQPQQPQQPPYSHDQLLSMRGASLVYNHQLTRPQTLINAAFSFPSSTPWIPQYTAPCRPSSLGMMSERNVINNNNVTRSCCVEEGGAGPSSEFRVLEPPKRPHSGLWFLLQASQFQEKEPFLPQVNKRYLRIKDGKLTVRLLIKYLMKKLQLDSESETEIRCRGQQLSPLLTMQHVRDTIWSPKSSSSLSFTSLRDSSASDHVMVLHYARTP